A region from the Gemmatimonadales bacterium genome encodes:
- a CDS encoding Xaa-Pro dipeptidyl-peptidase, producing the protein MSSRCRLVAATLAVSAFAGVRASAQTAGPVFKDGQAQVVPDFQDPSKWIHQELWVETDFDSDHDGKPDRMHVDVTRPAQTDHGLKVPIVMASSPYFAGTGHPQVNWDVQVEVGATPPPRGKMNNPDFKSPRPVISTSLVNEWVPRGFAVVHSEAPGSGLSSGCPTVGDYPERNAAAATVRWLTGNAKGFTTKTGNVEIKATSWSTGKVGMIGTSYEGTIPLATATTGVKGLEVVVPVSPNTSYYHYYRTNGLDRSPAGYLGEDVDVLYDFIASGDTANRANCDRIWKNGIFAGVTGQDRASGDMNKFWADRDLLLHLKGVKAAVLLAHGFNDYNVVSEHSVRIYNAMKALHKPVSIYLHTNGHGGNPPADMVNRWFSHYLYGVDNGVEKDPPVWIVQDARMQAPKGVALEQAWRDSVAAHPSPEPPPAATGRGGRGGRGGRGRGGPPSPYPTPFASFPIPGSVPVAFHPTAGGTGVGGLSLAAAGAATEKLVDDVAMSGSANAAADRSDHRLLYATGTFTDTVHVSGTPRVTLRIASSKPAANLSVWLVMLPYDSANVGSGSHEGVVSRGWADIRNYKSLIKGGNYESTIPEEQLVPGKFYDLTFDLEPDDEFIPAGKRLAVMIMSSDREFTLWPRPGTELTVDLAHSAFEIPIVGGTTAVTKAGGM; encoded by the coding sequence ATGTCTTCACGCTGCCGATTGGTGGCCGCAACGCTCGCAGTGTCGGCGTTCGCCGGCGTTCGTGCCTCTGCCCAGACCGCCGGTCCGGTCTTCAAGGACGGCCAGGCGCAGGTCGTTCCCGATTTCCAGGACCCCTCGAAGTGGATCCATCAGGAGCTCTGGGTCGAGACTGATTTCGATTCCGACCACGATGGCAAACCCGACCGCATGCACGTTGACGTGACCCGTCCGGCGCAAACCGATCACGGGCTCAAGGTGCCGATCGTGATGGCGTCGAGTCCCTACTTCGCAGGCACGGGACATCCGCAGGTGAACTGGGATGTGCAGGTCGAGGTTGGTGCAACGCCGCCGCCCCGCGGGAAGATGAACAATCCCGACTTCAAGTCCCCGCGGCCGGTGATCTCCACGTCACTCGTGAACGAATGGGTTCCGCGCGGGTTCGCCGTCGTGCACTCCGAAGCCCCAGGCAGCGGGCTGTCGTCGGGGTGTCCCACCGTCGGCGACTATCCCGAACGCAATGCCGCGGCCGCGACAGTGCGCTGGCTGACCGGGAATGCCAAGGGTTTCACCACCAAGACCGGCAACGTGGAGATCAAGGCGACCTCGTGGTCGACCGGCAAGGTCGGCATGATCGGGACCTCATATGAGGGGACGATCCCGCTCGCCACGGCGACGACCGGTGTGAAGGGGCTCGAAGTCGTCGTTCCGGTTTCGCCCAACACCTCGTACTACCATTACTACCGGACCAACGGCCTCGACCGTTCGCCGGCAGGATATCTCGGCGAAGATGTCGACGTGCTCTACGATTTCATCGCCAGCGGCGATACCGCCAATCGCGCCAACTGCGACCGGATCTGGAAGAACGGGATCTTTGCCGGCGTGACCGGCCAGGATCGCGCCAGCGGCGACATGAACAAGTTCTGGGCCGATCGCGATCTCCTGCTGCACCTCAAGGGAGTCAAGGCAGCAGTGCTTCTTGCGCACGGCTTCAACGATTACAACGTCGTCTCCGAGCATAGCGTCCGCATCTACAACGCGATGAAGGCGCTGCACAAGCCGGTGTCGATCTACCTGCACACCAATGGTCACGGCGGGAATCCGCCAGCCGACATGGTCAACCGCTGGTTCTCGCACTACCTCTACGGTGTCGACAACGGCGTCGAGAAGGATCCTCCCGTCTGGATCGTGCAGGATGCCAGGATGCAGGCACCGAAGGGTGTCGCGCTCGAGCAGGCGTGGCGCGATTCGGTGGCGGCACATCCGTCGCCGGAACCGCCTCCTGCGGCAACGGGTCGCGGTGGTCGCGGTGGTCGAGGAGGACGGGGACGCGGTGGTCCGCCGTCGCCCTATCCCACACCATTCGCTTCGTTCCCGATCCCGGGGTCGGTGCCAGTCGCATTCCATCCGACCGCCGGCGGCACTGGTGTCGGCGGATTGTCGCTTGCCGCCGCCGGTGCAGCCACCGAGAAACTTGTTGATGATGTCGCGATGAGCGGCAGCGCCAACGCCGCCGCCGATCGGTCCGATCACCGGCTGCTGTACGCGACCGGGACGTTTACGGACACGGTGCATGTCTCCGGCACGCCGCGCGTCACGCTGCGGATCGCCTCGAGCAAGCCGGCCGCGAATCTGTCCGTCTGGCTGGTCATGCTTCCCTATGATTCGGCCAACGTGGGCAGCGGCAGTCACGAAGGGGTGGTCTCACGCGGGTGGGCCGACATCCGGAACTACAAGTCGCTCATTAAGGGCGGCAATTACGAGTCGACGATTCCGGAAGAACAGCTCGTGCCCGGCAAGTTCTACGATCTCACCTTCGACCTCGAACCGGACGACGAATTCATTCCTGCCGGGAAGCGGCTCGCCGTCATGATCATGTCGAGCGATCGCGAATTCACGCTCTGGCCCAGGCCCGGGACCGAACTCACGGTGGACCTGGCGCATTCGGCGTTCGAGATTCCGATCGTCGGCGGCACGACGGCGGTGACGAAAGCCGGCGGGATGTAG
- a CDS encoding DinB family protein, with protein sequence MRAPVLTMFLLAVPALAAQAQSPVATAFRTLEAGRARNLIAAAETMPADKYAYKPTPAQMTFGAVVMHLAEGNDYLCGSIGGVAAPKRTPLAETAGKDALVARLKETFDFCTTSLASLDDSKLDEQLPFFGRKMSRASEMLETAGDWADHYSQASVYLRMNGQLPPTAKKP encoded by the coding sequence ATGCGCGCCCCAGTCCTGACGATGTTCCTGCTCGCCGTGCCCGCGCTCGCCGCGCAGGCTCAATCACCGGTGGCCACCGCGTTCCGCACGCTGGAGGCGGGCCGGGCAAGGAACCTGATTGCCGCGGCGGAAACGATGCCGGCGGACAAGTACGCGTACAAGCCGACGCCCGCCCAGATGACGTTCGGCGCGGTCGTCATGCACCTCGCCGAAGGGAATGACTATCTCTGCGGGTCGATCGGCGGCGTGGCCGCGCCGAAGCGGACACCGCTTGCCGAAACCGCAGGCAAGGACGCCCTGGTGGCGCGGCTCAAGGAAACGTTTGACTTCTGCACGACCTCGCTGGCATCGCTCGACGATTCGAAGCTCGACGAGCAGCTGCCGTTCTTCGGTCGCAAGATGTCGCGCGCCTCGGAGATGCTCGAGACCGCCGGTGACTGGGCCGATCACTACAGCCAGGCGTCAGTGTATCTCCGCATGAACGGCCAGCTGCCGCCCACCGCCAAGAAGCCGTAA